Proteins found in one bacterium genomic segment:
- a CDS encoding nucleotidyltransferase domain-containing protein: MELFQITKSKLRTALLNLYFINPERSFYLRELERILGFTVGNIRRELLKLEKSGLFKSERKGNQVYYSLNYSYPLFHEIKSIISKTSGISVILKGAVSKIKGIKCAFIYGSFAKSEERNASDVDLFILGNVSESDIIKSLKPVEKKIQREINYTLYSYKEYADKKLGKDPFVEDVVKCPKIFLIGDENEL, translated from the coding sequence ATGGAACTATTCCAAATAACCAAGTCGAAATTAAGAACCGCACTTTTAAATCTTTATTTTATCAACCCTGAAAGGTCTTTCTATTTACGTGAACTGGAAAGGATTCTGGGTTTCACTGTCGGAAACATCCGCAGGGAACTATTGAAACTTGAAAAAAGCGGTTTGTTTAAATCTGAGAGGAAGGGGAATCAGGTTTATTATTCCTTAAATTATTCATATCCGCTGTTTCACGAGATAAAGAGCATTATTAGTAAAACATCCGGTATTTCTGTAATATTAAAAGGCGCCGTTTCGAAAATCAAGGGTATCAAGTGCGCTTTCATCTATGGCTCGTTTGCCAAGAGTGAGGAAAGAAATGCAAGCGATGTAGATTTGTTCATACTGGGGAATGTAAGTGAATCCGATATAATTAAATCATTAAAGCCGGTGGAGAAAAAAATCCAGAGGGAGATAAATTATACGCTTTACAGTTACAAAGAATATGCAGACAAGAAACTTGGCAAAGACCCTTTTGTAGAGGATGTTGTCAAATGTCCCAAAATATTTCTGATTGGAGATGAAAATGAGTTATGA
- a CDS encoding HEPN domain-containing protein has protein sequence MSYEKLFNDFLASGLIKRLDVNFIQIEKLIQRAQKDLIVAEKNLTIDEEVAYNYAYLAMLRSGRALLFLKGFRPSDGQQHKTVIDIAQAILGKEFELLVEKFDKMRRKRNQFTYDPFFPVSRTESIKALKTAGYFVKVVSNLIKKETPNQRFDF, from the coding sequence ATGAGTTATGAGAAATTATTCAACGATTTCCTTGCCAGCGGATTGATAAAACGGCTCGATGTGAACTTTATTCAGATAGAAAAACTTATACAGCGAGCTCAAAAGGATTTAATTGTTGCGGAAAAGAATTTAACCATTGATGAAGAAGTGGCATATAACTACGCCTATCTTGCAATGTTAAGAAGCGGGCGGGCATTACTCTTCTTGAAAGGATTCAGGCCTTCAGATGGCCAGCAGCACAAAACTGTAATAGATATTGCTCAAGCCATTCTGGGCAAAGAATTTGAGTTGCTTGTTGAGAAGTTTGATAAGATGCGCAGAAAAAGAAACCAGTTTACTTACGATCCCTTTTTCCCTGTATCTCGTACCGAGTCGATTAAAGCACTGAAAACGGCAGGATATTTTGTGAAGGTAGTTTCCAATTTGATTAAAAAAGAAACCCCAAATCAACGTTTTGATTTTTGA
- a CDS encoding DUF1576 domain-containing protein: protein MIKFKEMTLLFSLPLLLIFTSLFLQNPAKILEGISQIVLSPGLLLTDYLAIGGLNATLLNAGLCGLASALLILLCKIEVNGPFIAAVYTVVGFAFFGKNIFNIWPILGGVYLSGIYKKIPFRNNLLIALFGTTLAPLVSFFAFGSGLPTLQGVLLGISFGLASGFILPSLASHMLRFHDGYNLYNVGFTGGIIGSFIVANARSFGVEIYTVNILSEEYDFFFKIFLGFVFIGLILTGLIFTRSSSEKIYIPLKRIYRSSGRLVSDFTILGNFPSTFINMGIMGIASMIFVFLVGGTLNGPIVGSILTVVGFAAFGKHVRNCFPILIGVVLASFMKIWETSTTIVIIAGLFGTTLAPIAGQYGFIAGMLAGFFHLSIVMNVASLHGGINLYNNGFAGGFVAAFLVPIIDFIKRHGENYEG, encoded by the coding sequence ATGATAAAATTTAAAGAAATGACTCTTCTTTTTTCTCTCCCTTTGCTGCTCATTTTCACCTCTCTTTTCCTTCAAAACCCTGCAAAAATCTTAGAAGGAATCTCACAAATAGTCCTTTCTCCAGGTCTTTTATTAACAGATTATCTGGCTATTGGAGGGCTAAACGCAACTCTTTTGAACGCAGGATTGTGTGGACTTGCATCTGCTTTACTTATACTTCTATGCAAGATTGAAGTCAACGGACCTTTTATTGCAGCAGTATATACAGTTGTAGGGTTTGCTTTTTTTGGTAAAAATATTTTTAATATCTGGCCAATACTCGGAGGTGTTTATCTTTCTGGGATTTACAAAAAAATACCTTTCAGAAACAACCTGTTAATAGCCCTTTTTGGTACCACGTTAGCTCCGCTTGTAAGTTTCTTTGCTTTTGGTTCAGGACTTCCTACTTTACAGGGGGTTTTGCTTGGTATTTCTTTCGGATTAGCAAGCGGCTTTATACTTCCATCATTAGCATCTCATATGCTTCGCTTTCATGACGGCTACAACCTCTATAATGTTGGCTTTACTGGAGGAATTATTGGCTCTTTCATAGTTGCTAATGCTCGAAGTTTCGGAGTTGAAATATATACTGTAAATATCCTATCAGAAGAATATGATTTCTTTTTTAAAATCTTTCTTGGATTTGTTTTTATAGGGTTGATTCTTACAGGACTGATTTTTACCCGCTCCAGTTCTGAAAAAATTTATATTCCATTAAAGCGTATCTATCGTTCTTCTGGACGACTGGTAAGCGATTTCACTATATTAGGTAATTTTCCATCCACTTTTATCAATATGGGTATTATGGGGATAGCTTCAATGATTTTTGTCTTTTTAGTTGGAGGAACTTTAAACGGACCTATCGTTGGAAGTATTCTTACTGTTGTAGGTTTTGCTGCTTTCGGTAAGCATGTTAGAAATTGTTTTCCTATATTAATTGGCGTTGTTTTGGCTTCCTTTATGAAAATATGGGAGACATCGACAACCATTGTTATTATTGCTGGTCTTTTTGGCACAACACTTGCACCTATTGCAGGTCAGTATGGATTTATAGCAGGTATGTTAGCAGGTTTTTTTCATCTATCAATAGTTATGAACGTTGCCTCCTTACATGGAGGCATTAATCTTTACAACAACGGTTTTGCGGGAGGTTTTGTAGCAGCTTTTCTTGTACCTATCATAGATTTTATAAAACGTCACGGAGAAAATTATGAAGGATGA
- a CDS encoding DUF2283 domain-containing protein — protein sequence MERVIIKYQKESDSMDIWFGNPEDEYICEEAGEGIIFKKDKKGKIIGIERLYVSKILGVSSFPVEVTVE from the coding sequence ATGGAAAGAGTCATTATAAAGTATCAAAAAGAAAGTGATAGTATGGATATATGGTTTGGCAACCCCGAGGATGAATATATTTGCGAAGAAGCCGGAGAAGGAATTATCTTTAAGAAAGATAAAAAAGGTAAAATCATTGGAATAGAGAGACTGTATGTTTCAAAAATACTTGGCGTTAGCTCCTTCCCCGTAGAAGTCACCGTTGAATAA
- a CDS encoding nucleotidyltransferase domain-containing protein — protein sequence MSTAFKNKNLSTVLFSKTRGAILGLLYGNTGQFFYLREIVRKTGVGIGAAQRELKQLSGSGIIKRTARGNQVYYQADTDCPVFKELKGLIIKTVGVADILKEALSPLSEKIKAAFIYGSFVQGTERNDSDVDIMIIGDTTFAEVTSALSDAQTELSREVNPTVYPVKEIQIKIAKNHNFVKTVTEGEKIFLIGDENVIKRLGK from the coding sequence ATGAGTACAGCATTTAAAAATAAAAACCTTTCTACAGTTTTATTCAGCAAAACCCGCGGGGCTATTCTCGGTCTTTTATACGGAAATACAGGCCAGTTTTTTTATCTACGAGAGATTGTTCGCAAAACCGGTGTTGGTATAGGGGCGGCACAAAGAGAACTTAAACAACTCTCCGGTTCTGGTATCATTAAACGCACTGCTCGGGGAAATCAGGTTTACTACCAGGCGGATACCGACTGCCCTGTTTTCAAAGAACTTAAAGGGTTAATCATTAAAACCGTAGGAGTAGCGGATATATTAAAAGAGGCCTTAAGCCCGTTATCCGAAAAAATCAAAGCAGCGTTTATATACGGTTCTTTTGTCCAGGGAACTGAACGTAACGACAGCGATGTAGATATAATGATAATTGGAGATACAACCTTTGCAGAGGTTACTTCCGCATTATCGGACGCTCAAACAGAACTCTCCAGAGAAGTCAATCCTACAGTATATCCTGTTAAAGAAATTCAGATCAAAATAGCAAAAAATCATAATTTTGTAAAAACTGTCACAGAAGGAGAGAAGATTTTTCTGATTGGAGATGAAAATGTCATTAAAAGATTGGGCAAATAA
- a CDS encoding DsrE family protein: protein MKIGIIIASNDAETCWNALRYGNFALEQCDEVKVFFMGKGVEYQKISTDKFNTVKQAEKFIQAGGKIYACGSCIKSREQESSKMCPISTMKDMYEIVKESEKVVTF, encoded by the coding sequence ATGAAAATAGGAATTATTATTGCGAGCAATGATGCCGAAACATGCTGGAATGCATTACGTTACGGAAATTTTGCTCTTGAGCAGTGCGATGAGGTAAAGGTTTTTTTTATGGGCAAAGGTGTTGAGTACCAAAAAATCAGTACAGATAAATTTAATACTGTTAAACAAGCGGAAAAATTCATACAGGCAGGCGGAAAAATTTACGCATGCGGCAGTTGCATAAAATCAAGAGAACAGGAAAGTTCCAAGATGTGTCCCATATCAACAATGAAAGATATGTATGAGATAGTCAAGGAAAGCGAAAAAGTTGTCACTTTTTAA
- a CDS encoding plasmid pRiA4b ORF-3 family protein encodes MCTGGKRACPPEDCGGIFGYENLLKILSNPKHPEYKSILSWVGGKFDPEYFNFKEVVFDDHDERWDFAPSSQTE; translated from the coding sequence TTGTGCACAGGAGGAAAAAGAGCCTGCCCCCCTGAGGACTGCGGCGGTATTTTCGGATATGAGAACCTTTTGAAAATACTAAGCAATCCCAAGCATCCAGAATATAAATCAATACTCAGCTGGGTTGGTGGCAAATTTGACCCTGAATACTTCAATTTTAAAGAAGTAGTATTTGACGACCATGATGAACGCTGGGACTTTGCCCCCAGCAGTCAAACAGAATAA
- a CDS encoding DUF1559 domain-containing protein, giving the protein MLAAMLLPALARAREQARRGVCLANLKQLGLVLNIYAQDWGGWFPILEAREDQPSESKTNRSLALLTGQTIPVDAQDDPHPALETPAYITDYQLFICPSSRCQPNDIPGMLNHKVVHNTSIDIPGSCSYAYAYGLNLQTHSDTAIMADTKGYYGTQWNWQSTHDTRSWQVNEMDHHSYFGVNVLYVGGNAKWVNTTKLVVTTSNNFHHWELNKNALPNCGPGNEYTLRDLYESY; this is encoded by the coding sequence ATACTTGCAGCTATGTTGCTACCTGCTCTTGCAAGGGCAAGGGAACAGGCACGAAGAGGAGTGTGTCTTGCCAACCTTAAACAACTTGGTCTAGTACTTAACATTTATGCACAAGATTGGGGAGGCTGGTTTCCCATACTTGAAGCAAGAGAGGATCAACCATCGGAGTCAAAAACAAACAGGTCGCTAGCTTTATTAACAGGTCAGACTATCCCTGTAGACGCTCAAGATGACCCACATCCAGCATTAGAAACTCCCGCCTACATAACAGATTACCAACTATTTATTTGCCCAAGTTCACGCTGTCAACCCAATGATATACCAGGTATGCTGAACCATAAAGTTGTACACAATACCTCAATAGACATCCCAGGAAGTTGTTCGTATGCCTATGCTTACGGTTTAAACTTACAGACCCATTCTGATACAGCAATTATGGCAGACACAAAAGGGTATTACGGAACCCAGTGGAATTGGCAAAGCACTCATGATACAAGAAGTTGGCAAGTTAATGAAATGGATCACCATTCATATTTTGGAGTAAACGTGTTATACGTTGGAGGTAATGCAAAATGGGTAAATACTACTAAACTTGTTGTAACCACTAGTAATAATTTTCATCACTGGGAACTAAATAAAAATGCATTGCCAAATTGTGGTCCTGGTAACGAGTACACTTTAAGAGATTTATATGAAAGTTATTGA